A single region of the Musa acuminata AAA Group cultivar baxijiao chromosome BXJ1-11, Cavendish_Baxijiao_AAA, whole genome shotgun sequence genome encodes:
- the LOC135597800 gene encoding myosin-2-like: MASSFPAIPTVARSVLEEMLDALKLREEKPKDVPPALPARPTMRRRLPSAKKSLPMKFSIGRNEAGSSSKDPGVMEGDARSESREFSIGIKASLEDPEDENGDHSGYVEAEEASDKDHDKLHASRSEELEKQVLKMKTEMRQKEEENVELLQQVQQIEDKWSLCEEKMKSMEELYQKQIESLKVSLAAVQKSLAANDMVKQPGKFDMPADARPPTKHHGSETGLSKDVDGRNNAVGQLTKEFEKQKQIFEDDARVLSEVKSGQLGSVKKSIEELQKLKVRYAAWKKEYKVRFHDTKASLRKLGKSDVKPKKVGRRGAHCFQLRCYTGFKCCI, from the exons ATGGCGTCCTCCTTCCCGGCGATTCCGACCGTTGCTCGTAGCGTGCTAGAAGAAATGCTGGATGCCCTCAAGCTGAGGGAAGAGAAACCGAAGGACGTCCCACCAGCACTTCCGGCCCGACCCACGATGAGACGTCGCCTTCCTTCCGCGAAAAAATCCCTGCCTATGAAATTTAGCATTGGGAGGAACGAGGCAGGATCTTCGTCGAAAGATCCTGGTGTGATGGAAGGGGATGCGAGGTCGGAGTCGAGGGAATTCAGTATTGGCATCAAG GCATCCTTGGAAGATCCGGAAGATGAGAACGGTGACCACAGCGGCTATGTAGAGGCGGAGGAG GCTTCAGACAAGGACCACGATAAGTTGCATGCTTCCAGATCAGAAGAGCTCGAGAAGCAGGTTCTTAAGATGAAGACAGAAATGAGACAGAAAGAGGAGGAGAATGTTGAACTGTTGCAACAAGTTCAGCAGATTGAGGACAAATGGTCACTGTGTGAGGAAAAGATGAAGTCCATGGAGGAATTATATCAGAAACAGATAGAGTCTTTGAAG GTGAGCCTAGCTGCAGTACAGAAGAGCCTTGCTGCTAATGACATGGTTAAACAACCTGGAAAATTTGATATGCCTGCTGATGCACGACCACCAACTAAGCATCATGGCTCTGAAACTGGACTGTCAAAGGATGTGGATGGCAGAAATAATGCTGTTGGTCAATTAACGAAGGAGTTTGAGAAGCAGAAACAGATATTTGAGGACGATGCACGTGTTCTTAGTGAGGTGAAATCTGGGCAGTTGGGGTCTGTTAAAAAATCGATCGAAGAGCTTCAGAAGTTGAAGGTTCGTTATGCAGCTTGGAAGAAGGAATACAAGGTTCGTTTTCACGATACAAAGGCATCACTTCGGAAGCTGGGAAAATCAG ATGTGAAGCCCAAGAAGGTGGGGAGGAGAGGAGCACATTGCTTCCAGTTAAGGTGTTACACCGGTTTCAAGTGCTGCATCTGA
- the LOC103972676 gene encoding sugar transport protein MST3-like yields the protein MAVGVIVSTGGGKEHPGKMTLFVFLTCLVASSGGLIFGYDIGISGGVTSMDSFLSRFFPSVYKQQMADSSTNQYCKFDSQLLTLFTSSLYWAALLSSFLASTVTRMFGRKWSMFAGGITFLLGSAINGAAMNVLMLILGRVLLGIGIGFANQAVPLYLSEMAPADLRGTLNIGFQLMITVGIFVANLINYGTASIKGGWGWRVSLGLAAVPALVITIGSLVLPDTPNSIIERGHDEEAKAMLRKIRGTEDIRAEYDDLVAASDAAKSVHHPWSNILQRKYRPQLTMAILIPCFQQLTGINVIMFYAPVLFKTIGFGNEASLASAVITGIVIVFGTFVSIATVDKLGRRKLFLQGGAQMLVSQLVVGTLIALKFGISGVATDVTKNYASIIVLFICFYVAAFAWSWGPLGWLVPSEIFPLEIRSAGQSITVSVNMFFTFLIAQVFLTALCHLKFGLFYFFAGWVAIMTAFIAFFLPETKGVPIEEIILVWKKHWFWSKFISDEDVHVGNSESVDDRIEDA from the exons ATGGCGGTCGGAGTGATCGTGAGCACGGGCGGTGGCAAGGAGCACCCGGGGAAGATGACGCTCTTCGTCTTCCTGACTTGCCTCGTCGCCTCCTCCGGTGGCCTTATTTTTGGCTACGACATTGGAATTTCTG GTGGAGTGACGTCCATGGATTCCTTCCTCTCCCGTTTCTTTCCGTCGGTCTACAAGCAGCAGATGGCAGACTCGAGCACCAACCAATACTGCAAGTTCGACAGCCAGTTGCTGACTCTCTTCACGTCCTCTCTGTATTGGGCCGCTCTCCTTTCATCCTTCCTTGCGTCGACGGTGACGAGGATGTTCGGGAGGAAGTGGTCCATGTTCGCGGGAGGGATCACCTTTCTGCTGGGCTCCGCCATCAACGGCGCCGCCATGAACGTCCTGATGCTCATACTCGGCCGCGTCCTCCTCGGAATCGGCATTGGCTTCGCGAATCAG GCTGTGCCGCTCTACCTCTCCGAGATGGCACCTGCTGATCTCCGGGGCACGCTTAACATCGGCTTCCAGCTGATGATCACCGTCGGAATCTTCGTCGCCAACCTCATCAACTACGGGACAGCCTCCATCAAAGGTGGCTGGGGATGGCGCGTCAGCCTCGGGCTCGCCGCGGTCCCGGCCCTCGTCATCACCATCGGCTCGCTGGTGCTGCCCGACACTCCCAACTCGATCATCGAGCGCGGCCACGACGAAGAGGCCAAGGCCATGCTCCGCAAAATCCGTGGCACCGAAGACATCCGAGCCGAGTACGACGACCTCGTGGCGGCCAGCGATGCGGCCAAGAGCGTCCACCACCCTTGGTCCAACATATTGCAGAGGAAGTACAGGCCGCAGCTCACCATGGCCATTCTGATCCCCTGCTTCCAGCAGCTCACCGGCATTAATGTCATCATGTTCTACGCTCCCGTGCTCTTCAAAACCATCGGCTTCGGCAACGAGGCCTCCCTCGCGTCGGCAGTGATCACCGGCATCGTGATCGTCTTCGGCACCTTCGTCTCGATCGCCACCGTGGACAAGCTTGGACGCCGAAAGCTCTTCTTGCAAGGAGGCGCACAGATGCTCGTATCTCAG TTGGTGGTGGGAACTCTAATTGCGCTGAAGTTTGGGATCAGCGGTGTGGCCACCGATGTAACAAAGAACTACGCCAGCATCATAGTGCTCTTCATCTGCTTCTACGTTGCAGCCTTTGCATGGTCATGGGGGCCTCTGGGGTGGTTGGTACCAAGTGAGATCTTCCCCCTCGAGATCCGCTCGGCTGGGCAAAGCATCACCGTCTCCGTCAACATGTTCTTCACGTTCTTGATCGCCCAGGTGTTTCTGACCGCACTGTGTCACCTCAAGTTTGGCCTCTTCTACTTCTTCGCCGGGTGGGTGGCGATCATGACTGCCTTCATCGCCTTCTTTTTGCCCGAGACCAAGGGCGTACCCATCGAAGAGATAATTCTGGTCTGGAAGAAGCATTGGTTCTGGAGCAAGTTCATCTCCGACGAGGACGTTCATGTCGGGAACTCCGAATCGGTCGACGACAGAATTGAAGATGCGTGA